In Pseudofrankia saprophytica, one genomic interval encodes:
- a CDS encoding DUF3027 domain-containing protein: protein MTSEEAPEALAGQAAEPVAVSAEAPTSNPPVPDTPAAETPTVETLSGEQPTAETVTVPTAEASEEPEAVTPPEAEPETVPTAEASEEPEAVTPPEPEPAVAEIQGAADEDETVDEGGRGRAGRAVRAPDPVCAAAVDVAREAAVEEAGDADAVGEHLSVEAEGERLVLHRFACRTPAYRGWVWAVITARAPRVRRVTVDDVVLMPGEGALLAPPWVPWSQRLRPGDVGVGDLLPTAVDDPRLALRRSDVDELVDTDDFLELGLGRPRVLSAIGREEASARWYAGEPGPDAHVAKVAPATCLTCGFHVRLAGALGRLFGACANELAPDDARVTSIDHGCGAHSEALVAPSAHPESVPFDEDPSDLTPTDVELVGATAGGAGGDASGISHAGRPEPYGHA, encoded by the coding sequence GTGACCAGCGAGGAGGCACCGGAAGCGCTCGCCGGCCAGGCCGCCGAGCCGGTTGCCGTTTCGGCCGAGGCCCCGACGAGTAACCCCCCGGTTCCCGATACGCCGGCCGCCGAGACACCGACCGTTGAGACACTCTCCGGGGAGCAGCCCACTGCCGAGACGGTGACGGTGCCGACCGCCGAGGCCTCCGAGGAACCCGAAGCAGTCACGCCACCCGAAGCCGAGCCCGAGACGGTGCCGACCGCCGAGGCCTCCGAGGAACCCGAAGCAGTCACGCCACCCGAGCCCGAGCCGGCTGTCGCCGAGATCCAGGGCGCGGCGGACGAGGACGAGACGGTCGACGAGGGGGGCCGTGGTCGCGCGGGGCGGGCCGTCCGGGCCCCCGACCCGGTCTGTGCGGCCGCGGTCGACGTCGCCCGCGAGGCCGCCGTCGAGGAGGCCGGCGACGCGGACGCGGTCGGCGAGCACCTCAGCGTCGAGGCCGAGGGTGAGCGACTGGTGCTGCACCGGTTCGCCTGCCGCACACCCGCCTACCGGGGCTGGGTGTGGGCCGTCATCACCGCGCGGGCGCCACGGGTTCGCCGGGTGACCGTCGACGACGTGGTGCTGATGCCGGGCGAGGGCGCGCTGCTCGCGCCGCCCTGGGTGCCGTGGTCGCAGCGGCTGCGCCCGGGCGACGTCGGCGTCGGCGATCTGCTGCCGACCGCCGTCGACGACCCCAGGCTCGCGCTGCGCCGTAGCGACGTCGACGAGCTCGTCGACACCGACGACTTCCTGGAGCTCGGCCTCGGCCGGCCGCGGGTGCTGTCGGCGATCGGCCGCGAGGAGGCCAGCGCGCGCTGGTACGCCGGGGAGCCCGGCCCGGACGCGCATGTGGCGAAGGTCGCCCCGGCCACCTGCCTCACCTGCGGCTTCCACGTGCGGCTGGCCGGCGCGCTTGGCCGCCTGTTCGGCGCGTGCGCCAACGAGCTGGCGCCGGACGATGCACGGGTGACCTCCATCGACCACGGCTGCGGCGCCCATTCCGAGGCGCTGGTCGCGCCGTCGGCGCATCCCGAGTCAGTGCCCTTCGACGAGGATCCATCCGATCTGACGCCGACGGACGTCGAGCTGGTCGGCGCGACGGCGGGCGGCGCTGGCGGGGACGCTTCCGGCATCAGCCACGCCGGCCGCCCGGAGCCATACGGTCACGCCTGA
- a CDS encoding MFS transporter produces MGTGLTRVRASTRRDGADRSGLAALLDLSVINAAGDALVTVVLAGSLFFSVPTGEARSKVALYLLITMVPFVLLAPVIGPVLDRFPYGRRSALAALCLGRGMLAWQLAASLTGLAVYPLALGLLMLSRAFGVARSAVIPRVAPPELTLVKVNSRMSMVNIVAGTIAAPVGLGVAHIPYVGYPWVLRICAVLYLAGVPYAFKLPKRVDSNEGERRLRDVVASATGPRAPLVAGEKKQRNQSRPARARAAVRAVLGGSPAALRSTLVLRTIVGFLTFYLAFLLRAEGGTSLWLGVLAAAAAVGSGLGVLIGGRLGRRRPERLLTLALLLTTGSCALAAVTYAKLTALLAALLAMLAASMAKLALDAIIQRDTADDVRNSAFARSETVLQLGWVGGGAVGLIEMPGPLGFVLAAAAAGATVFGQARELRRIRAARRAEADAPETAGDWPTGEPWSGGETWSAGREVLPAMMPPPGDQSPPAGWPAAATVPRDQPKPTRRWGSRTRPQAAPRPPSTSDWPQSSWSGDPSQTDGPGWGEGDDWPPAAAAAGGPVPAVDAEVTLPARRRRWGPRASARPIEPDPDTTRPLDQERRHPQVPPPRADLPTD; encoded by the coding sequence ATGGGCACGGGCCTGACTCGGGTGCGCGCGTCGACGAGACGGGATGGCGCGGACCGATCAGGGCTCGCGGCCCTGCTCGACCTGTCCGTGATCAATGCCGCCGGCGACGCGTTGGTCACCGTGGTGCTGGCTGGATCGCTGTTCTTTTCCGTCCCGACGGGTGAGGCGCGCTCCAAAGTCGCCCTTTATCTGTTGATCACGATGGTGCCGTTCGTGCTGCTCGCGCCCGTGATCGGACCGGTCCTCGACCGGTTTCCCTACGGGCGGCGCTCGGCCCTCGCCGCGCTCTGCCTTGGCCGCGGCATGCTTGCCTGGCAGCTGGCCGCCTCGCTGACCGGGCTCGCGGTCTACCCGCTTGCGCTCGGCCTGCTCATGCTCTCGCGGGCGTTCGGGGTCGCGCGCAGCGCGGTCATCCCGCGGGTGGCTCCGCCGGAGCTGACCCTCGTCAAGGTCAACTCGCGAATGTCGATGGTCAACATCGTTGCCGGCACCATCGCCGCCCCGGTCGGCCTCGGCGTCGCGCACATCCCCTACGTCGGTTACCCGTGGGTGCTGCGGATCTGCGCGGTGCTCTACCTGGCCGGCGTGCCGTACGCGTTCAAGCTGCCGAAGCGGGTCGACTCGAACGAGGGAGAGCGCCGGCTGCGGGACGTGGTCGCCTCCGCGACCGGCCCGCGGGCTCCCCTGGTCGCCGGGGAGAAGAAGCAGAGGAACCAGAGCCGGCCGGCCCGGGCGCGCGCCGCCGTGCGGGCGGTGCTCGGCGGGTCACCGGCGGCGCTGCGCTCGACCCTGGTGCTGCGCACGATTGTGGGATTCCTGACCTTCTACCTGGCCTTCCTGCTGCGCGCCGAGGGCGGAACCTCGCTGTGGCTCGGCGTGCTGGCCGCGGCGGCGGCTGTCGGCAGTGGTCTGGGCGTCCTCATCGGCGGGCGGCTCGGCCGGCGTCGCCCCGAACGTCTCCTGACCCTCGCGCTGCTGCTGACGACGGGCAGCTGCGCGCTCGCGGCGGTCACCTACGCGAAGCTCACGGCGTTGCTCGCCGCGCTGTTGGCGATGCTGGCCGCCTCGATGGCCAAGCTCGCCCTGGACGCGATCATCCAGCGGGACACCGCCGACGACGTGCGCAACTCGGCGTTCGCCCGCTCGGAGACCGTCCTGCAGCTCGGCTGGGTCGGCGGTGGCGCCGTCGGGCTGATAGAGATGCCCGGCCCGCTGGGCTTCGTCCTCGCGGCCGCGGCGGCCGGCGCGACGGTGTTCGGGCAGGCGCGGGAGCTTCGGCGGATCCGCGCGGCGCGCCGCGCCGAGGCCGACGCACCGGAGACGGCGGGCGACTGGCCGACCGGCGAGCCCTGGTCGGGCGGTGAGACCTGGTCGGCCGGGCGAGAGGTTCTTCCGGCGATGATGCCGCCGCCCGGGGACCAGTCGCCGCCCGCTGGCTGGCCAGCGGCCGCCACGGTTCCCAGGGACCAGCCGAAGCCCACCCGCAGATGGGGAAGCCGCACGCGGCCGCAGGCAGCTCCGCGACCACCGTCGACCTCGGACTGGCCCCAGTCTTCGTGGTCCGGGGACCCGTCGCAGACGGATGGGCCGGGCTGGGGAGAAGGCGACGACTGGCCGCCCGCCGCCGCGGCGGCGGGCGGCCCGGTGCCAGCCGTAGACGCGGAGGTGACCCTGCCGGCCCGCCGGCGCCGGTGGGGGCCGCGCGCGAGCGCGCGGCCGATCGAACCCGACCCGGACACGACCCGCCCCCTCGACCAGGAACGGCGGCACCCGCAGGTGCCGCCGCCCAGGGCCGATCTTCCTACCGACTAG
- a CDS encoding glycine betaine ABC transporter substrate-binding protein, translated as MAETTPFADDPDPRPRRRGRPHLGRLFGRGVGPRVVGVAAVLAVTLGAAACGGSDDDSGQPAASGTTSAAKGHLTIADAGFTESKILADMYGQLLTKAGFEVDRTSVQSTEIAQSSLESGQIDVMPQYVATYADLLNSLVNGKDAASVSSSDLDASLAALRKLATGKGLTALDPADAVDQNAFAVSKDFASKNGLKTLSDLGAKGLEVKIAAGPECATRPFCQPGLEKTYGIKVTGIVETGVDTAQTKSAVKDNTAQLGLVLTTDATVDDYDLVVLDDDKKLQNADNLVPIVNTKSLTPEISAALNALAPVLTTADLAELNKKVDSDREKTSDVAEEYLKSKNLLA; from the coding sequence GTGGCAGAAACGACACCGTTCGCCGACGATCCCGATCCGCGGCCACGCCGCCGCGGCCGCCCACACCTCGGCCGGCTGTTCGGCCGCGGCGTCGGGCCACGCGTGGTCGGCGTCGCGGCCGTGCTGGCAGTCACCCTGGGCGCGGCCGCCTGTGGCGGCTCCGACGACGACTCCGGGCAGCCTGCCGCCAGCGGTACCACCAGCGCCGCCAAGGGGCACCTGACCATCGCCGACGCCGGGTTCACCGAGAGCAAGATCCTGGCCGACATGTACGGCCAGCTGCTCACCAAGGCCGGCTTCGAGGTGGACCGGACCTCGGTGCAGAGCACCGAGATCGCCCAGTCCTCACTGGAGAGCGGCCAGATCGACGTCATGCCGCAGTACGTCGCCACCTACGCCGACCTGCTCAACTCGCTGGTCAACGGCAAGGACGCGGCGTCGGTCTCGTCGTCGGACCTGGACGCGTCGCTGGCGGCGCTGCGCAAGCTCGCCACCGGCAAGGGCCTCACCGCGCTGGACCCGGCGGACGCCGTCGACCAGAACGCGTTCGCCGTCAGCAAGGACTTCGCGTCCAAGAACGGCCTCAAGACGCTGTCCGACCTGGGCGCCAAGGGCCTCGAGGTGAAGATCGCCGCGGGTCCCGAGTGCGCGACCCGGCCGTTCTGCCAGCCGGGCCTCGAGAAGACCTACGGCATCAAGGTCACCGGGATCGTCGAGACCGGCGTCGACACCGCGCAGACGAAGTCCGCGGTCAAGGACAACACCGCCCAGCTCGGGCTGGTCCTGACCACGGACGCCACGGTCGACGACTACGACCTGGTCGTGCTCGACGACGACAAGAAGCTGCAGAACGCTGACAACCTGGTTCCGATCGTCAACACGAAGTCACTCACGCCCGAGATCAGCGCGGCGCTGAACGCGCTGGCGCCCGTGCTGACCACCGCCGACCTCGCCGAGCTGAACAAGAAGGTCGACTCCGACCGGGAGAAGACCTCCGACGTCGCCGAGGAATACCTGAAGAGCAAGAACCTGCTCGCCTAG
- the larC gene encoding nickel pincer cofactor biosynthesis protein LarC, with amino-acid sequence MTRRVGWLDLSCGASGDMLLGALVGAGVPLGAIAGAVDALGLPIRLEASQVRRAGLAATKVDVVVPADDTVRTWGDVRGLLAGAPLAEPVRVRAAATFAALAAAEARVHGIAPDEVHFHEVGALDAIADVVGVSAGLAYLGLDELVATAVALGGGRARTAHGVLPVPVPAVLELLRAAGAPASGGPAQVELCTPTGAAIVVTSVAGYGQLPPLRVTAVGAGAGTRDLPGRPNVVRLVLGDALEEALGGSGWRGGGHSRHDHSHRGHSRGDHSHDGDGAVAVAVALPPDPAEQADEAEQADQADQADETRDRGGSGGRGELGGLVTTDELVLEANVDDLDPRVWPSVLAALLAAGAVDAWLTPILMKKGRPAHTLRALVPLVAAPGVRAAVFAHTSTLGLRETAVRKHALARGVRVVEVAGHAIRVKVSPGLAGAHVDDSGAGDRNAGGHVGDLGGGDRGSAGGVAQPEWEDVALVADRLGWPARRVLAAANALAHAGDWSDVPLPAEGGPAAI; translated from the coding sequence ATGACGCGACGGGTTGGCTGGCTGGACCTGTCCTGCGGAGCGAGCGGCGACATGCTGCTGGGCGCCCTGGTTGGTGCCGGGGTGCCGCTCGGCGCCATCGCCGGCGCCGTCGACGCGCTGGGGCTGCCCATCAGGCTCGAGGCGAGCCAGGTACGGCGCGCCGGCCTCGCCGCGACCAAGGTCGACGTCGTCGTGCCCGCTGACGACACCGTCCGCACCTGGGGTGACGTCCGCGGGCTGCTCGCCGGCGCGCCCTTGGCCGAGCCGGTCAGGGTCCGCGCGGCGGCCACCTTCGCCGCGCTCGCGGCGGCCGAGGCACGGGTGCACGGGATCGCGCCGGATGAGGTCCACTTCCACGAGGTCGGCGCGCTGGACGCCATCGCCGACGTGGTGGGCGTGAGCGCCGGCCTCGCCTATCTCGGGCTGGACGAGCTGGTGGCCACCGCGGTCGCGCTCGGCGGTGGGCGGGCCAGGACGGCTCACGGCGTGTTGCCGGTTCCCGTGCCCGCCGTGCTGGAGCTGCTGCGGGCGGCGGGCGCGCCGGCCAGCGGAGGCCCGGCGCAGGTCGAGCTGTGCACGCCGACCGGCGCCGCGATCGTCGTCACGTCGGTGGCCGGCTACGGCCAGCTGCCGCCGCTGCGGGTGACCGCCGTCGGCGCGGGCGCCGGCACCCGGGACCTGCCCGGCCGTCCCAACGTCGTGCGCCTCGTCCTCGGCGACGCGCTGGAGGAAGCGCTCGGCGGTAGTGGCTGGCGGGGCGGCGGCCACTCGCGCCATGACCACTCGCACCGCGGTCACTCGCGCGGTGACCATTCACATGACGGTGACGGCGCCGTCGCCGTCGCCGTCGCTCTCCCGCCCGACCCGGCAGAGCAGGCCGACGAGGCGGAGCAGGCTGACCAGGCTGACCAGGCCGACGAAACCCGAGACCGCGGCGGGTCCGGAGGGCGAGGCGAGCTGGGTGGTCTCGTCACCACCGACGAACTGGTGCTGGAGGCCAACGTCGACGACCTCGACCCGCGAGTGTGGCCGTCGGTGCTCGCGGCGCTGCTCGCCGCGGGCGCGGTGGATGCCTGGCTGACGCCGATCCTGATGAAGAAGGGCCGCCCGGCGCACACGCTGCGCGCGCTGGTGCCACTCGTGGCCGCGCCGGGCGTGCGGGCGGCCGTCTTCGCGCACACCTCGACCCTGGGGCTGCGCGAGACGGCGGTGCGCAAACATGCGCTGGCCCGCGGCGTGCGCGTCGTCGAGGTCGCCGGCCACGCGATCCGGGTCAAGGTCTCGCCGGGTCTCGCCGGCGCCCACGTCGACGACAGCGGTGCCGGCGACCGGAACGCCGGCGGCCACGTCGGCGACCTTGGAGGTGGTGATCGGGGTTCCGCTGGCGGCGTGGCCCAGCCCGAGTGGGAGGACGTGGCGCTGGTCGCGGACCGGCTCGGCTGGCCGGCGCGCCGGGTGCTCGCGGCCGCGAACGCGCTCGCGCACGCCGGCGACTGGTCGGACGTACCCCTGCCCGCCGAGGGCGGCCCCGCCGCGATCTGA